A single Dechloromonas denitrificans DNA region contains:
- a CDS encoding nuclear transport factor 2 family protein has translation MTLPELIRFYQDLSPDSVARFPEFYSENAYFKDPFNEVHGLVAIQRIFTHMYTQVVEPRFTITGQVADANGAMLVWELSYCFGSWGKGETQIMRGVSHLKFDADGKVNYHRDYWDTAEELYMKLPVIGLLMRLLRKALAA, from the coding sequence ATGACGTTGCCCGAACTGATTCGCTTCTACCAAGATCTTTCCCCGGACAGCGTTGCCCGCTTTCCGGAGTTCTATAGCGAGAACGCCTATTTCAAGGATCCGTTCAACGAGGTGCACGGCCTCGTCGCCATCCAGCGCATCTTCACCCATATGTATACGCAGGTCGTCGAACCACGCTTCACCATTACCGGGCAGGTCGCCGACGCCAATGGCGCGATGTTGGTCTGGGAACTCAGCTACTGCTTCGGCTCATGGGGCAAAGGCGAAACGCAGATCATGCGCGGCGTCTCGCATCTGAAATTCGACGCCGACGGCAAAGTGAATTACCACCGCGACTATTGGGATACGGCGGAGGAGTTATATATGAAGCTGCCGGTTATCGGCCTGTTAATGCGTCTACTAAGAAAAGCACTGGCCGCTTGA
- a CDS encoding SDR family NAD(P)-dependent oxidoreductase: protein MNPKITEWQGRRVWLVGASSGIGAALARDLAGRGARLALSGRDGGKLQALEIANALVLPCDATDTASLGAAHQVLVTTMGGVDLVLYLAGDYVPMQAAGFDLELAEKVVAVNFTGAMRLAATVLPDLLGAGGGIAFCASVAGYRGLPKALAYGPGKAALIHFAECLHLELAPKGIGVWVINPGFVATRLTAKNDFNMPALLTPEQAAVATLDGFRRGKFEIHYPKRFTWVMKLLALLPYAWYFPLVRRFTGG from the coding sequence ATGAACCCGAAAATCACCGAGTGGCAAGGCAGGCGTGTCTGGCTGGTCGGCGCCTCGAGCGGCATTGGCGCCGCGCTGGCCCGCGACCTGGCCGGACGCGGTGCGCGGCTGGCCCTCTCCGGGCGCGATGGCGGCAAACTGCAGGCGCTGGAAATCGCCAACGCCTTGGTGCTCCCTTGCGATGCGACCGACACCGCCAGCCTGGGCGCGGCGCATCAGGTGCTCGTCACGACAATGGGCGGCGTCGATCTGGTGCTTTACCTGGCCGGCGACTACGTGCCGATGCAGGCCGCCGGGTTTGACCTTGAGTTGGCGGAAAAGGTCGTCGCCGTCAATTTCACCGGCGCGATGCGCCTGGCTGCAACGGTCCTCCCCGATCTGCTTGGCGCGGGCGGCGGAATTGCCTTCTGCGCCAGCGTCGCCGGCTACCGTGGCTTGCCGAAGGCACTGGCCTACGGACCGGGCAAGGCGGCACTGATCCACTTTGCCGAATGTCTGCATCTCGAGCTGGCGCCCAAGGGGATTGGTGTCTGGGTCATCAACCCGGGCTTTGTCGCCACCCGGCTGACGGCCAAGAACGATTTCAACATGCCGGCGCTGCTGACGCCGGAGCAGGCGGCGGTTGCGACGCTCGATGGTTTCCGTCGCGGCAAATTCGAGATTCACTACCCGAAGCGATTTACCTGGGTCATGAAGCTGCTGGCGCTGCTGCCCTACGCCTGGTATTTCCCGCTGGTTCGTCGATTCACCGGAGGCTGA
- a CDS encoding DUF3833 domain-containing protein, whose protein sequence is MKLVMAAAFTLGLAGCASPGVEQYRSEQPPLDMKTYLNGTLDAWGMFQGRSGEVKKRFHVVIDAQWTGDTGILDENFKWSDGTTSRRVWTLTKQADGTFRGRADDVVGEAIGEVAGNALRWRYVLALPVDGKVYHVNFDDWMYLMDDKVMMNRSYMSKWGFNLGEVTLTFVKR, encoded by the coding sequence ATGAAACTCGTTATGGCTGCCGCCTTCACGCTTGGCCTGGCCGGCTGTGCGTCGCCCGGAGTCGAGCAATACCGCAGCGAACAACCGCCCCTCGATATGAAGACCTATCTGAATGGCACACTCGACGCCTGGGGCATGTTCCAGGGCCGCTCCGGCGAGGTGAAAAAGCGCTTCCATGTCGTCATCGATGCGCAATGGACGGGCGATACCGGCATCCTCGACGAGAACTTCAAGTGGTCCGACGGCACCACTTCGCGCCGGGTGTGGACGCTGACCAAGCAGGCGGATGGCACATTCCGGGGGCGGGCCGACGATGTGGTCGGCGAGGCAATCGGCGAAGTCGCCGGCAATGCGCTGCGCTGGCGCTATGTGCTGGCCCTGCCGGTCGACGGCAAGGTTTATCACGTCAATTTCGACGACTGGATGTACCTGATGGACGACAAGGTGATGATGAACCGCTCCTATATGAGCAAGTGGGGCTTCAACCTGGGCGAAGTGACGCTGACCTTCGTCAAGCGCTGA
- a CDS encoding MFS transporter, translating to MTNGRILAYGLLGLPLAFAALPIYVHVPRFYAETFGMELALLGAILLGTRLLDAGIDPWLGWLADRVARPGMVAIALLPFAIGFVALLNPPAEHAAIWLAGSLALTYVGFSAASVAYQAWGADIGIDSGLRTKLTAAREGFGLLGVVLAAALPAVLASNLSDGIARLSWILPPLLLIAALATFSRAGGTLPSAPPFAGGRLAQPLLPSLRRVFADPAFRRLLGVFVANGIAAALPATLFLFFVADVLQLETASGPLLALYFIAGAASLPLWVKLAGRFGRVYAWLGAIGLSIAAFAGASLLASGDLWAFAAICIASGLALGADLALPAAIAADLGERQGQAGACFGVWNFVAKLNLALAAGLALPLLALLGYVPGGTQGLGALTFAYALLPLGFKLLAGVLLWRWRHYLEI from the coding sequence ATGACCAACGGCCGCATTCTTGCCTACGGTCTGCTCGGCCTGCCGCTGGCCTTTGCCGCGCTGCCAATCTATGTCCATGTGCCGCGTTTCTACGCCGAAACCTTCGGCATGGAACTGGCGCTGCTCGGCGCCATCCTGCTCGGCACGCGCCTGCTCGACGCCGGCATCGACCCGTGGCTCGGCTGGCTGGCCGATCGCGTGGCGCGCCCTGGCATGGTGGCGATTGCGCTGCTGCCTTTTGCCATCGGCTTCGTCGCGCTGCTCAATCCGCCGGCCGAGCATGCGGCCATCTGGCTGGCCGGTTCGCTGGCCTTGACCTACGTCGGCTTCTCGGCTGCCTCGGTCGCCTATCAGGCCTGGGGCGCGGATATCGGTATCGACTCCGGGCTGCGCACCAAGCTGACCGCCGCCCGCGAAGGCTTCGGCCTGCTCGGCGTGGTGCTGGCAGCTGCCTTGCCGGCAGTCTTGGCGAGCAATCTGAGCGACGGCATCGCACGCCTCTCGTGGATCCTGCCGCCGCTGCTGTTGATCGCCGCACTCGCCACCTTCAGTCGGGCGGGCGGCACGCTGCCTTCGGCGCCGCCCTTTGCCGGTGGGCGGCTGGCGCAGCCCTTATTGCCCAGCCTGCGCCGGGTCTTCGCCGATCCGGCTTTTCGCCGGCTGCTCGGCGTCTTCGTCGCCAATGGCATCGCCGCCGCGCTGCCGGCCACGCTTTTCCTGTTCTTCGTCGCCGACGTGCTGCAACTCGAAACGGCGAGCGGCCCCTTGCTGGCCCTCTACTTCATTGCCGGCGCCGCCTCGTTGCCGCTATGGGTGAAACTTGCCGGGCGTTTCGGCCGTGTCTACGCCTGGCTGGGGGCCATCGGCCTTTCGATTGCCGCGTTTGCCGGTGCCAGCCTGCTCGCCAGCGGCGATCTGTGGGCCTTCGCGGCCATCTGTATCGCCTCGGGCCTGGCGCTTGGTGCCGATCTGGCACTGCCGGCAGCGATCGCTGCCGACCTGGGCGAACGTCAGGGGCAGGCCGGCGCCTGTTTCGGGGTCTGGAATTTCGTCGCCAAGCTCAATCTGGCGCTGGCCGCCGGGCTGGCCTTGCCGCTGCTCGCCTTGCTCGGTTATGTGCCGGGTGGCACGCAGGGGCTGGGCGCCCTTACTTTTGCCTATGCCTTGTTGCCGCTCGGCTTCAAGTTGCTAGCCGGCGTGCTGCTCTGGCGCTGGCGTCATTATCTGGAGATCTGA
- a CDS encoding chalcone isomerase family protein: MSSILNSAITRRRLLGLLAAWPLLGGAAENPLAGFSRWGSGEFRRFGFLIYEATLWAAGDDPARPPLALKLTYRRSIAGKDIAEASVKEIRALGMADETQLRLWGEQMARIFPDVGPGDQITGLHLPTGARFFYNDRLIGALGDPAFANAFFAIWLDARTSAPALRSALLKRPAA, translated from the coding sequence ATGTCGTCCATTTTGAACTCCGCCATCACTAGGCGCCGGCTGCTCGGCCTGCTCGCCGCCTGGCCGCTGCTCGGCGGGGCCGCCGAGAACCCGCTGGCCGGCTTCAGCCGCTGGGGCAGCGGCGAATTCCGGCGCTTCGGCTTCCTGATCTATGAAGCGACGCTGTGGGCTGCCGGCGACGACCCGGCCCGCCCGCCGCTGGCCTTGAAACTGACCTACCGGCGCAGTATCGCCGGCAAGGACATCGCCGAGGCCAGCGTCAAGGAAATCCGTGCGCTCGGGATGGCCGACGAGACCCAGCTCAGGCTGTGGGGCGAGCAGATGGCGCGCATCTTTCCCGACGTCGGGCCTGGCGACCAGATCACCGGCTTGCATCTGCCGACTGGCGCCCGCTTTTTCTACAACGACCGTCTGATCGGCGCGCTCGGCGATCCGGCCTTCGCCAACGCCTTCTTCGCCATCTGGCTCGATGCCCGAACCAGCGCCCCGGCTTTGCGCAGCGCACTGCTCAAGCGTCCGGCGGCGTGA